The Lycium barbarum isolate Lr01 chromosome 10, ASM1917538v2, whole genome shotgun sequence genome includes a region encoding these proteins:
- the LOC132615941 gene encoding uncharacterized protein LOC132615941 isoform X1, with amino-acid sequence MADITVKNATGSGAKIVASSSRNTTVPAMAAAEKPKKFSGIDFKRWQQKMFFYLTTLNLQKFITEEVPVLLEETPNNEHFVLTEAWNHSDFLRKTYILNGLDDGLYNVYSGCKTSKELWNALDKKYKIEDAGLKKFVAAKFLDFKMVDHKFVMSQVQELQVITQDLLAEGMVVNGAF; translated from the coding sequence ATGGCTGATATCACTGTCAAGAACGCTACTGGCTCTGGTGCAAAGATTGTCGCCTCTTCCAGTCGCAACACAACTGTCCCTGCGATGGCTGCGGCAGAGAAGCCCAAAAAATTTTCGGGCATAGACTTTAAACGCTGGCAACAGAAAATGTTCTTCTACTTAACAACCCTCAATCTGCAAAAATTTATTACTGAGGAAGTTCCTGTTCTACTAGAAGAGACTCCGAACAACGAACATTTCGTCCTGACAGAGGCATGGAATCATTCTGATTTTCTACGTAAAACCTATATTCTCAATGGGCTGGATGATGGTCTATATAATGTCTATAGCGGCTGTAAGACGTCTAAGGAATTATGGAATGCTTTGGACAAGAAATATAAGATCGAGGATGCTGGGTTGAAAAAGTTTGTTGCTGCGAAGTTCTTGGACTTTAAAATGGTAGATCATAAATTTGTCATGTCGCAGGTCCAAGAACTTCAAGTGATTACACAAGATCTTCTTGCGGAAGGAATGGTAGTCAATGGAGCTTTCTAG
- the LOC132615941 gene encoding uncharacterized protein LOC132615941 isoform X2 gives MELSRLRPLWKDFKNYLKHKRKEMTLEDLIVRLRIEEDNRSVEKKTNGKQAIIGANTVETAPTSTKKRKRASGGKNVPSKKKFKGSCYNYGKIGHMASDCRAPKKDKEKKKGQANMAEMNNEVDNLCAMLSECNLLDPTRRSSWPILLLPKSREQATLP, from the exons ATGGAGCTTTCTAGGTTGCGGcctttgtggaaggattttaaaAACTACTTAAAGCACAAACGTAAGGAAATGACATTAGAAGATCTAATCGTCCGTCTTAGAATTGAGGAAGACAACAGATCTGTTGAGAAGAAGACCAATGGAAAACAAGCAATAATAGGGGCAAACACCGTTGAAACTGCCCCGACAAGTACAAAGAAAAGGAAGCGGGCTTCTGGAGGGAAGAATGTTCCAAGCAAGAAGAAATTCAAAGGAAGTTGTTACAATTATGGCAAAATTGGACACATGGCTTCAGACTGTCGTGCTCCGAAAAAGGATAAGGAGAAGAAGAAAGGTCAAGCCAATATGGCTGAAATGAATAATGAAGTGGATAATCTATGTGCCATGTTGTCCGAATGCAACTTG TTGGACCCAACGAGACGATCTTCATGGCCAATTCTGCTATTGCCAAAATCAAGGGAACAGGCAACATTGCCTTGA
- the LOC132614974 gene encoding uncharacterized protein LOC132614974, with translation MAKFITDTKNKVHDLFVYVVSCGKSSKEPGTDQRGLAQDHGLVIIPGNAQDGYAPIVPIIIGDEPRNEQGNNGPIVPIGEQQDFAIFPPGDERNNFIDLPEDAQEKDKENNNEEYHGGPVHPDGKAYTSRPPGKRSPPGPKTGSYNK, from the exons atggctAAATTCATCACAGATACGAAGAACAAGGTTCACGATCTATTCGTATACGTTGTTTCATGTGGAAAATCTTCTAAAG AACCAGGAACTGATCAGCGAGGGCTAGCACAGGACCATGGACTAGTAATAATACCAGGAAATGCACAAGATGGCTATGCACCAATAGTACCAATAATAATAGGTGATGAACCAAGAAATGAACAAGGCAATAATGGACCAATAGTACCAATTGGTGAACAACAAGACTTTGCAATTTTTCCACCAGGAGATGAAAGGAATAATTTTATTGATTTGCCAGAAGATGCACAAGAAAAGGACAAGGAAAATAATAATGAAGAATATCATGGAGGTCCTGTACACCCTGATGGTAAAGCATATACTTCAAGACCTCCAGGCAAAAGATCACCTCCTGGTCCTAAAACTGGTTCATATAATAAATAA
- the LOC132616025 gene encoding uncharacterized protein LOC132616025, whose amino-acid sequence MKSKIKVLFESLISCGKPAKGDDKDQGSIVTDDSKHAQQEQEHQKVTKDEQKHAQGHGLIVKHEPNIAQGQVKDETKKAKEQVQGAFVYKARITTYQKITISSLQARSPSRRRPRSPPTG is encoded by the exons ATGAAGAGCAAGATTAAAGTTCTGTTTGAATCTCTCATTTCATGTGGAAAACCTGCTAAAG GAGATGACAAAGACCAAGGATCCATAGTAACAGATGACTCAAAACATGCACAACAAGAACAAGAACATCAAAAAGTGACAAAAGATGAACAAAAACATGCACAAGGCCATGGACTAATAGTGAaacatgaaccaaatattgcacAAGGACAAGTGAAAGATGAAACAAAAAAAGCAAAAGAACAAGTGCAAGGGGCTTTTGTATATAAAGCACGTATAACAACATATCAAAAAATAACAATATCTTCACTACAAGCAAGATCTCCATCCAGACGAAGACCTCGTTCTCCTCCAACTGGCTGA